One segment of Halococcus salsus DNA contains the following:
- a CDS encoding antitoxin VapB family protein translates to MSTADEQTRVSSVVKTELENRRREEESFNDVLERLLTENRDLFAGFGTFEGTDRGESVQEVHDRGKRDEDNRV, encoded by the coding sequence ATGAGCACTGCTGACGAACAGACCAGGGTCAGTTCGGTCGTGAAAACCGAATTAGAGAACCGACGTCGTGAGGAAGAATCGTTCAACGACGTACTTGAGCGACTACTGACCGAGAACCGAGACCTCTTTGCGGGGTTTGGAACCTTCGAAGGGACGGACCGAGGGGAGAGTGTTCAGGAGGTGCACGACCGGGGAAAGAGAGATGAAGATAATCGGGTATGA
- a CDS encoding DUF7563 family protein, whose product MTHDVIPERESLSSSNPIPSGKSNKPALSTPNCDNCGALVTQQYVRVFAPTGMVTVRIRPGCPDMLRDDGGIREAKSKHRNQPSSFVVASGSGRSHGEYH is encoded by the coding sequence GTGACACACGACGTGATACCCGAACGAGAGTCGCTATCCTCCTCGAACCCGATACCGTCAGGCAAGTCGAACAAGCCAGCGCTGAGTACGCCGAACTGTGATAACTGCGGTGCGCTCGTCACACAGCAGTACGTTCGTGTGTTCGCACCGACTGGGATGGTTACCGTTCGGATCCGCCCTGGTTGTCCTGATATGCTCCGGGACGATGGCGGCATTCGCGAGGCGAAATCGAAACACCGGAATCAGCCCTCGTCGTTCGTCGTAGCCAGCGGCTCTGGGCGCTCACACGGAGAGTATCACTGA
- a CDS encoding NAD(P)/FAD-dependent oxidoreductase, protein MHERYEAMVVGGGIVGSTTAYHLVRNGVETLLVDRRDEGRATDAGAGILSAATSSRGEPWFGFAAEAVAYYDDLVAALETDQNGPHGYAKRDLLRVAVDDEEIDEFDETLTEVRRREAAAGPPAEGSIAELSTEEARAAFPPLADVRRAFRYDDAARVDGRTFEGALRRAGETHGLETRDASAERLVVENDSIEAVVVDGDRIETGRVVVAGGAWSAAFGDQLGISIPIEPQRGQIVHLTVDANTTDWPIVSPFRGHYLVSWDDGRVAVGATRETGTGFAPHTTVAGLREVLDEATRVAPGLAEASFREVRVGLRPVSADGLPALGPVPGIEGAFVATGHGPSGLQLGPYSGKLVAEAVCGNEPDALEPFTVDRF, encoded by the coding sequence ATGCACGAGCGCTACGAAGCGATGGTGGTCGGCGGCGGCATCGTCGGCTCCACGACGGCGTACCACCTCGTCCGGAACGGGGTCGAAACGTTGCTCGTCGACCGTCGGGACGAGGGTCGGGCGACCGACGCCGGCGCAGGCATCCTCTCGGCGGCGACGAGTTCGCGCGGCGAACCGTGGTTCGGGTTCGCCGCCGAGGCGGTAGCCTACTACGACGACCTCGTGGCGGCGCTCGAAACCGACCAGAACGGCCCGCACGGCTACGCGAAACGCGACCTCCTCCGGGTCGCGGTCGACGACGAGGAGATCGATGAATTCGACGAGACCCTCACCGAGGTCCGTCGGCGCGAGGCGGCGGCGGGTCCCCCAGCGGAGGGTTCGATCGCCGAGCTCTCGACCGAGGAAGCCCGCGCGGCGTTTCCCCCGCTGGCCGACGTCCGGCGGGCGTTTCGGTACGACGACGCCGCGCGGGTCGACGGACGGACGTTCGAGGGCGCGCTCCGGCGGGCGGGCGAGACGCACGGGCTCGAAACGAGGGATGCGAGCGCGGAGCGGCTCGTAGTCGAGAACGATTCGATCGAGGCGGTCGTCGTGGACGGCGACCGGATCGAGACGGGGCGGGTCGTCGTCGCCGGCGGCGCGTGGTCGGCGGCGTTCGGCGACCAACTCGGAATCTCGATCCCGATCGAACCCCAGCGCGGTCAGATCGTCCACCTCACTGTCGACGCGAACACGACCGACTGGCCGATCGTCAGCCCGTTTCGCGGCCACTACCTCGTCTCGTGGGACGACGGCCGGGTCGCGGTCGGCGCGACCCGCGAGACCGGCACCGGGTTCGCGCCCCACACCACCGTCGCGGGGCTTCGGGAGGTACTCGACGAGGCGACGCGGGTCGCGCCGGGACTCGCCGAGGCGTCCTTTCGGGAGGTGCGGGTCGGTCTCCGCCCGGTTTCGGCCGATGGCCTCCCGGCGCTCGGCCCGGTACCGGGGATCGAAGGCGCGTTCGTCGCGACGGGCCACGGCCCTTCGGGCCTCCAGCTCGGGCCGTACTCGGGCAAACTCGTCGCGGAGGCGGTGTGCGGTAACGAGCCCGACGCGCTCGAACCGTTCACCGTCGATAGGTTCTGA
- a CDS encoding NADH-ubiquinone oxidoreductase-F iron-sulfur binding region domain-containing protein yields MMVDDGVRGRDPAVRVAGAGNDSRSDELLAAGRDPETTVAVAAVGSTGIAGLEPLVLATLDGETAFFSGMDTDGVRALVESLDEGTLPTDDAMAVVEHDPETASLPLPDDGPLAVGRRAALSGVGWTNPTSTDDYRAGEFLASETTDDAMERLRETGLRGRGRGDVATDTPVVEEWATVAETDGDAVVVVNANEADPDAEADRLLLESAPFSVLDPAFAAARAVDATDLVVYVNEREHLARERAKTAAEALDGTVDGLSTRIVAGPDEYKAGEPTVVLEAIEGNHRLEARRTPPGPSEYGVDGRPTLVHTPRTFAQVGRALAGEDLGGVASDPGTRLVTVTGDVASPATVELSTDDGLDSALSAVEAGGRSMACVGGVFGGLTRTLDVPANASGLTGAQLGTNGVVELLDESTCPVAFAGERATFAKEENCGRCVPGREGSKQLVNLLRDVYDGEYKEGMLRELARVMRETSTCELGRDAPRPVTTAMDGFGAEFAAHAQGRCPTGACDR; encoded by the coding sequence ATGATGGTTGATGATGGTGTCCGCGGGCGGGACCCCGCCGTTCGCGTCGCCGGGGCGGGGAACGACTCGCGGAGCGACGAACTCCTCGCCGCCGGGCGCGACCCCGAGACGACCGTCGCAGTAGCGGCGGTCGGGTCGACCGGGATCGCCGGTCTCGAACCGCTCGTGTTGGCGACGCTCGATGGCGAGACTGCCTTCTTCTCCGGAATGGATACCGACGGCGTTCGAGCGCTCGTCGAGTCGCTCGACGAGGGAACGCTGCCGACCGACGACGCGATGGCGGTCGTCGAACACGACCCCGAAACGGCGTCACTCCCGCTCCCCGACGACGGACCGCTCGCGGTCGGACGACGGGCCGCGCTCTCCGGGGTCGGATGGACGAACCCGACGAGCACCGACGACTACCGCGCCGGAGAGTTCCTCGCGTCCGAGACGACCGACGACGCGATGGAGCGGCTCCGCGAGACGGGGCTTCGCGGGCGTGGCCGCGGCGATGTCGCCACTGATACGCCGGTGGTCGAGGAGTGGGCGACCGTCGCCGAAACCGACGGCGACGCGGTGGTGGTCGTGAACGCCAACGAGGCCGACCCCGATGCCGAGGCCGATCGTCTGTTACTCGAAAGCGCGCCCTTCTCGGTGCTCGACCCGGCGTTCGCCGCCGCCCGCGCGGTGGACGCCACCGACCTCGTGGTCTACGTCAACGAACGCGAGCACCTGGCCCGCGAGCGGGCGAAGACGGCGGCGGAAGCCCTCGACGGGACCGTCGACGGGCTCTCGACCCGGATCGTCGCCGGCCCGGACGAGTACAAGGCCGGCGAACCCACGGTGGTCCTCGAAGCCATCGAGGGCAACCACCGGCTCGAAGCCCGGCGCACCCCGCCCGGCCCCAGCGAGTACGGTGTCGACGGCCGCCCCACGCTGGTCCACACGCCGCGGACGTTCGCCCAGGTCGGGCGCGCCCTCGCCGGCGAGGACCTCGGCGGCGTGGCTTCCGACCCCGGAACCCGACTGGTCACCGTCACGGGCGACGTCGCGTCCCCGGCGACGGTCGAGCTCTCGACGGACGACGGCCTCGATTCGGCGCTGTCGGCGGTCGAGGCGGGTGGCCGAAGTATGGCCTGCGTCGGCGGCGTCTTCGGCGGGTTGACGCGCACGCTCGACGTGCCCGCGAACGCGTCCGGGCTGACCGGCGCACAGCTCGGCACCAACGGCGTTGTCGAACTCCTCGACGAGTCGACCTGTCCGGTGGCGTTCGCGGGCGAGCGCGCGACGTTCGCGAAGGAGGAGAACTGCGGGCGGTGCGTCCCCGGTCGCGAGGGCTCGAAACAGCTGGTGAACCTCCTCCGGGACGTCTACGACGGCGAGTACAAGGAGGGGATGCTCCGCGAGCTCGCGCGGGTGATGCGCGAGACCAGCACCTGTGAGCTCGGGCGCGACGCACCCCGCCCCGTGACGACCGCGATGGACGGCTTCGGTGCGGAGTTCGCCGCCCACGCCCAGGGCCGCTGTCCGACCGGGGCCTGTGACCGATGA
- a CDS encoding 2Fe-2S iron-sulfur cluster-binding protein, with protein sequence MSTDPIWENSHTTGPDVPFTEDIAPGTANDPAAGATEAATVTVDGEPVDVEEGETLLDACERVETEGEVLALCSYDLEEEIGPRSECRTCMVETEEHGVVPSCSFPPEEGMSVTTDTAAASEARDVNLDLLLSNHNLLCTTCGQNGRCDLQDVSIQNEVEEPRYGVMHDRSQLEPLDDSSPFIQIDRNKCILCNRCVEACNDVQVEGVLRMEGSGEDTRIGFQNGAETMMESTCVSCGHCATVCPTGALVEQGLVDSTTLPVPGFTHKNSAEEIVGEEYEHQPGQMTPMKRQEETENEPAATFESVGDD encoded by the coding sequence ATGAGTACGGACCCGATCTGGGAGAACTCCCACACGACCGGCCCCGACGTACCGTTCACCGAGGACATCGCCCCGGGAACCGCCAACGACCCCGCGGCGGGCGCGACCGAGGCGGCGACGGTGACCGTCGACGGCGAACCAGTCGACGTCGAGGAGGGAGAGACTCTGCTCGACGCCTGCGAACGCGTCGAGACCGAGGGCGAGGTGCTCGCGCTCTGTTCGTACGACCTCGAAGAGGAGATCGGCCCGCGGAGCGAGTGCCGGACCTGTATGGTCGAGACCGAGGAGCACGGCGTCGTGCCCTCGTGTAGCTTCCCGCCGGAGGAGGGGATGAGCGTCACCACCGACACCGCCGCGGCGAGCGAGGCGCGCGACGTCAACCTCGACCTCCTGCTCTCGAACCACAACCTGCTCTGTACGACCTGCGGCCAGAACGGCCGGTGCGACCTCCAGGACGTCTCGATCCAGAACGAGGTCGAGGAGCCCAGATACGGCGTGATGCACGACCGGAGCCAACTCGAACCGCTCGACGATTCGTCCCCCTTCATCCAGATCGACCGCAACAAGTGTATCCTCTGTAACCGCTGTGTCGAGGCCTGTAACGACGTCCAGGTCGAGGGCGTCCTCCGGATGGAGGGCTCGGGCGAGGACACCAGGATAGGATTCCAGAACGGTGCGGAGACGATGATGGAGTCGACCTGTGTCTCCTGCGGGCACTGCGCGACGGTCTGCCCGACGGGCGCGCTGGTCGAACAGGGGCTCGTGGACTCCACGACGCTCCCGGTCCCCGGCTTCACGCACAAGAACTCCGCCGAGGAGATAGTCGGCGAGGAGTACGAGCACCAGCCGGGCCAGATGACCCCGATGAAGCGCCAAGAGGAGACCGAGAACGAGCCGGCGGCTACCTTCGAATCCGTGGGGGACGACTGA
- the fdhF gene encoding formate dehydrogenase subunit alpha yields the protein MSQDTPDTENEGVAGFMARAKAQAGEQAKETANDKVVRPFEHAVSGFMGNAVSEGRLFSIADAVADYQENDIDVTDTTCEYCAVGCRFDVLTKDGEFLGTRPRPEKAPINGISTCVKGKFAHGYTHSDDRLTQPLVKEDGEFREASWDEALTRVAEGLGGIKEEYGPDALGFVASSKATNEDNYAMQRFAREVIGTNNIDNCNRLCHSSTVSGLSSTFGFGAASVGMEALEETDCYLLTGSNTTEAHPVLATRIKQNVMHNDADLLVFDPRKTQIAEYADQYSQIKAGYDNTWLNGLVRYILKNDLEDREFIEERTSGIEQVEESVEKFTPEFVEEHAGVPPEEIASAAETITEADSCVFGWTLGMTEHAKGTENIYAIANLALVTGHIGNPKSGVSPFRGQNNVQGGGGDMGPLPNNFPGYQPVTNEENREKFAEAYGMSVDEMPDKEGYRLTDMFLAAADGDIRGMFIQGENSLVSEPNIAHAREVLTEDIDFLAVQDIFLTETAELADVVLPATASLESNGTYTASTRHVQLVKRAVDPIGNAKPDWRITKALAAKFGYEWEYEHPSDIMDEISEVVPIYGGISHERLEALEDGDGLQWPVWDMDHPGTPYTYEEEFQTNDGLAHMHPADTVDPSETPDDDYPLVMTSGRVLYQYHTGTMTFRDEGIMSYSDKSFVEVHPETAEEYGIADEEVVELTSRHGKTEMLVQITTRPNPGEVFVPMHYLEGGANNLTKEDPLDGAARTPEYKITDVQITVTGKEVDDLQGSVPRGEAGRPASSDD from the coding sequence ATGAGCCAGGACACACCCGACACCGAGAACGAGGGCGTCGCGGGCTTCATGGCCCGCGCGAAGGCACAGGCGGGCGAACAGGCCAAGGAGACCGCGAACGACAAGGTCGTGCGACCGTTCGAGCACGCGGTCTCGGGCTTCATGGGGAACGCGGTCTCCGAGGGGCGGCTGTTCTCGATCGCAGACGCGGTCGCCGACTACCAGGAGAACGACATCGACGTCACCGACACGACCTGTGAGTACTGCGCGGTCGGCTGCCGGTTCGACGTCCTCACGAAGGACGGCGAGTTCCTCGGGACCAGACCCCGCCCGGAGAAAGCGCCGATCAACGGGATCTCGACCTGTGTCAAGGGGAAATTCGCCCACGGCTACACCCACAGCGACGACCGGCTGACCCAGCCGCTCGTGAAGGAAGACGGCGAGTTCCGGGAGGCCTCGTGGGACGAAGCGCTGACGCGGGTTGCCGAGGGACTCGGCGGCATCAAGGAGGAGTACGGCCCCGACGCGCTGGGGTTCGTGGCCTCCTCGAAGGCCACCAACGAGGACAACTACGCGATGCAGCGGTTCGCACGCGAGGTCATCGGCACCAACAACATCGACAACTGCAACCGGCTCTGTCACTCCTCGACCGTCTCCGGCCTCTCCTCGACGTTCGGCTTCGGCGCGGCCTCCGTCGGGATGGAGGCGCTCGAAGAGACCGACTGCTACCTTCTCACTGGGTCGAACACCACCGAGGCCCACCCGGTGCTCGCGACGCGGATCAAGCAAAACGTCATGCACAACGACGCGGACCTCTTGGTGTTCGACCCGCGGAAGACCCAGATCGCGGAGTACGCCGACCAGTATTCCCAGATCAAGGCGGGCTACGACAACACCTGGCTCAACGGGCTCGTCAGGTACATCCTGAAGAACGACCTCGAAGACCGAGAGTTCATCGAGGAGCGGACCTCGGGGATCGAACAGGTCGAGGAGAGCGTCGAGAAGTTCACGCCGGAGTTCGTCGAGGAGCACGCCGGCGTCCCGCCCGAGGAGATCGCGAGCGCGGCCGAGACCATCACGGAGGCCGACTCCTGTGTGTTCGGCTGGACGCTCGGGATGACCGAGCACGCCAAGGGCACCGAGAACATCTACGCCATCGCGAACCTCGCGCTGGTGACGGGCCACATCGGGAACCCGAAATCCGGTGTCTCGCCGTTCCGCGGTCAGAACAACGTTCAAGGTGGTGGCGGTGACATGGGGCCGCTCCCCAACAACTTCCCGGGCTACCAGCCGGTGACGAACGAGGAGAACCGGGAGAAGTTCGCCGAGGCCTACGGGATGAGTGTGGATGAAATGCCCGACAAGGAGGGCTACCGCCTCACGGATATGTTCCTCGCGGCCGCCGACGGCGACATCCGGGGGATGTTCATCCAGGGCGAGAACTCGCTGGTCTCGGAGCCGAACATCGCCCACGCCCGCGAGGTCCTCACCGAGGACATCGACTTCCTCGCGGTCCAGGACATCTTCCTGACCGAGACCGCCGAGCTCGCCGACGTGGTCCTGCCGGCGACCGCCTCGCTCGAGTCCAACGGCACGTACACCGCCTCGACACGTCACGTCCAGTTGGTGAAACGGGCGGTCGACCCCATCGGCAACGCCAAACCCGACTGGCGGATCACGAAGGCGCTCGCGGCGAAGTTCGGCTACGAGTGGGAGTACGAGCACCCGAGCGACATCATGGACGAGATCAGTGAGGTGGTTCCGATCTACGGGGGGATCAGCCACGAGCGGCTCGAAGCCCTCGAAGACGGCGACGGACTCCAGTGGCCGGTCTGGGACATGGACCATCCCGGCACCCCCTACACCTACGAGGAGGAGTTCCAGACCAACGACGGCCTGGCGCACATGCATCCCGCCGATACCGTCGATCCGTCGGAGACGCCCGACGACGACTACCCGCTGGTGATGACCTCGGGACGGGTCCTCTATCAGTACCACACCGGGACGATGACGTTCCGCGACGAGGGGATCATGTCCTACTCCGACAAGAGCTTCGTCGAGGTTCACCCCGAGACCGCCGAGGAGTACGGGATCGCGGACGAGGAGGTCGTCGAACTCACCTCCCGGCACGGCAAGACGGAGATGCTGGTGCAGATCACGACCCGTCCGAACCCCGGCGAGGTGTTCGTCCCGATGCACTACCTCGAAGGCGGCGCGAACAACCTCACGAAGGAGGACCCGCTCGACGGTGCGGCACGCACACCCGAGTACAAGATCACCGACGTCCAGATCACGGTGACCGGGAAGGAGGTCGACGACCTCCAGGGGAGCGTGCCGCGTGGCGAGGCGGGACGACCCGCGAGCTCGGACGACTGA
- a CDS encoding WD40/YVTN/BNR-like repeat-containing protein: MSLLLGTRDGVFRSGESLDDAERVVDAGNTLRVRTFEASAYAATTSGLYRSTDGGAEWERLDVPREEVYSAVTSPDGERLYAGTHPAHLYVSMDSGETWNEYEGFQELPSRDEWHTPRHRNEAHVRSLGTHPDAPERVIAGVEVGGVHVSDDRGETWTERREGVHDDVHHVLVLGDEEYVASTGGGLYRTRDTGRSWTRIDEAVDHSYFREAFAFEGTLYVAAARDPPPTWGGESGADAALFESRDGGDTLDSVSYPGDPEEFVLAWTAWDGRVVAGTTEGRVLAREPDGWTTVGHVPSGVRSLAVV, translated from the coding sequence ATGTCGCTTTTGCTCGGCACGCGGGACGGCGTCTTCCGGTCGGGCGAGTCGCTCGACGACGCGGAGCGCGTGGTCGATGCGGGGAACACGCTTCGGGTGCGGACGTTCGAGGCGAGCGCGTACGCCGCGACCACGAGCGGGCTCTACCGCTCGACCGACGGTGGGGCGGAGTGGGAGCGGCTCGACGTCCCGCGCGAGGAGGTCTACTCGGCCGTCACGAGCCCCGACGGCGAGCGCCTCTACGCGGGGACGCATCCCGCCCACCTCTACGTCTCGATGGATAGTGGCGAAACCTGGAACGAGTACGAGGGCTTCCAGGAGCTTCCGTCGCGCGACGAGTGGCACACCCCGCGCCACCGAAACGAGGCCCACGTCCGGAGTCTCGGAACCCATCCCGACGCGCCCGAGAGAGTGATCGCGGGTGTCGAGGTCGGCGGGGTCCACGTCAGCGACGACCGCGGCGAGACGTGGACCGAACGGCGCGAGGGGGTCCACGACGACGTCCACCACGTCCTCGTGCTCGGCGACGAGGAGTACGTCGCCTCGACCGGCGGTGGGCTCTACCGGACCCGCGACACCGGGCGGTCGTGGACCAGAATCGACGAAGCCGTCGACCACAGCTACTTCCGGGAAGCGTTCGCGTTCGAGGGGACCCTCTACGTCGCCGCGGCGCGCGACCCGCCACCGACGTGGGGCGGGGAGAGCGGGGCCGACGCAGCGCTGTTCGAATCGCGGGACGGCGGCGACACGCTCGATTCGGTGTCGTATCCCGGCGATCCCGAGGAGTTCGTGCTCGCGTGGACGGCGTGGGACGGTCGGGTGGTCGCCGGAACCACCGAAGGCCGGGTGCTGGCTCGCGAGCCCGACGGCTGGACGACGGTCGGACACGTCCCGTCCGGGGTCCGCTCGCTCGCGGTCGTCTGA
- the moaA gene encoding GTP 3',8-cyclase MoaA, protein MLVDGFGREVSGVRISLTDRCNFDCVYCHNEGLGDTRGPMDPAESEMGTDDVVRFLEVAREFGVEKAKFTGGEPMLRDDLEEIVRRTPEGMETSLTTNGTFLPGRAEALREAGLDRVNVSQDALDRDDFAAITESGAYDQVIEGVEAALDAGLDPVKLNMVVFEGTVEYVPEMVDHVATNPGLRLQLIEYMPEIAGHPEWAIDIQRIHDWLAERASRIEHREMHDRRRYWMTGEDDAHGAPDDTSGGMIEIVDPVGNETFCANCHRVRVTHEGYLKGCLNRNDDLKSMGEMNRDEIREAFREVVDSRVPYYGEYMVRDGNGGWTVNEKYLEEPVSA, encoded by the coding sequence ATGCTCGTCGATGGGTTCGGACGGGAGGTCTCGGGGGTCCGGATCTCGCTGACCGACCGCTGCAACTTCGACTGCGTCTACTGCCACAACGAGGGGCTCGGCGACACCCGCGGCCCGATGGATCCCGCCGAGAGCGAGATGGGGACGGACGACGTAGTGCGGTTTCTGGAGGTCGCCCGCGAGTTCGGTGTCGAGAAGGCGAAGTTCACCGGGGGCGAGCCGATGCTCCGCGACGACCTAGAGGAGATCGTTCGGCGCACGCCCGAGGGGATGGAGACCTCGCTCACCACCAACGGGACCTTCCTCCCGGGCCGGGCCGAGGCGCTCCGAGAGGCCGGACTGGACCGGGTCAACGTCTCCCAGGACGCCCTCGATAGAGACGACTTCGCCGCGATCACCGAATCGGGTGCCTACGACCAAGTCATCGAAGGGGTCGAGGCCGCGCTCGATGCGGGACTCGACCCGGTGAAGCTCAACATGGTGGTCTTCGAGGGCACCGTCGAGTACGTTCCCGAGATGGTCGACCACGTCGCGACGAACCCCGGACTTCGGCTCCAGCTCATCGAGTACATGCCCGAGATCGCGGGCCATCCCGAGTGGGCGATCGACATCCAACGGATCCACGACTGGCTCGCCGAGCGAGCGAGTCGGATCGAACACCGCGAGATGCACGACCGACGGCGCTACTGGATGACCGGTGAGGACGACGCCCACGGTGCCCCCGACGACACCTCGGGGGGGATGATCGAGATCGTCGACCCCGTCGGCAACGAGACGTTCTGTGCGAACTGCCACCGGGTACGGGTCACCCACGAGGGCTACCTCAAGGGCTGTCTGAACCGCAACGACGACCTCAAGTCGATGGGCGAGATGAACCGGGACGAGATCCGCGAGGCCTTCCGCGAGGTCGTCGACAGTCGAGTTCCCTACTACGGCGAGTACATGGTCCGGGACGGCAACGGCGGCTGGACGGTCAACGAGAAGTACCTCGAAGAACCGGTCAGCGCGTAG
- a CDS encoding molybdenum cofactor guanylyltransferase: MRAGVILAGGFSTRFGETDKVLADVAGVPMVRRVATRLDGVVDELVVNCRAAQVDGIERALSGTTVEFAVDPTPDEGPLAGIRTGLTATDATYAAVVAADMPLVDPGFVSFLFERARGHDAAVPRWEGRLQPTHAVYRRAAMVEAATWALANGDRRLVSAFSTLDHVVVGEATARERGAGGTFTNVNTREELRRVTGMFENGSGAESGDGATR; the protein is encoded by the coding sequence ATGCGTGCCGGAGTCATCCTCGCCGGCGGCTTCTCGACGCGCTTCGGCGAGACCGACAAGGTCCTGGCCGACGTCGCCGGCGTGCCGATGGTCCGACGGGTCGCGACGCGGCTCGACGGCGTCGTCGACGAGCTCGTGGTGAACTGTCGGGCCGCGCAGGTCGACGGGATCGAGCGCGCGCTCTCGGGGACGACCGTCGAGTTCGCGGTGGATCCGACCCCTGACGAGGGACCGCTCGCCGGGATCCGGACGGGACTGACCGCGACCGACGCGACGTACGCCGCGGTCGTCGCCGCGGACATGCCGCTGGTCGACCCCGGATTCGTCTCGTTCCTGTTCGAGCGCGCACGGGGCCACGACGCCGCGGTCCCTCGGTGGGAGGGACGGCTGCAACCCACGCACGCGGTCTACCGGCGGGCCGCGATGGTCGAGGCCGCCACGTGGGCGCTCGCGAACGGCGACCGGCGGCTGGTATCGGCGTTCTCGACACTGGATCACGTCGTCGTCGGAGAAGCGACCGCCCGCGAACGCGGTGCTGGGGGGACGTTCACCAACGTCAACACGCGGGAGGAGTTGCGGCGCGTCACGGGCATGTTCGAGAACGGATCCGGGGCCGAATCGGGCGACGGCGCTACGCGCTGA